One genomic segment of Coffea arabica cultivar ET-39 chromosome 6e, Coffea Arabica ET-39 HiFi, whole genome shotgun sequence includes these proteins:
- the LOC113738685 gene encoding cytochrome P450 71B37-like translates to MQRYDNLGNGLMKSPEAILKKAQAEIRGAVGNKDIVNEDDIQKLPCLKAIVKETFRLYPSAPLSVPRQTLANCIINGHEIQSNSIVYTNVWGIGRDPEYWENPNEFLPERCLNSSVDMKGKDFQLIPFGAGRRGCPGYSLVLAMVEVGLANLLYSFDWELPFGIKKDDIDTQVLPGLTMPKKNDLPLPAKNVYA, encoded by the exons atGCAGAG GTACGATAATCTGGGCAATGGCTTGATGAAGAGCCCTGAagcaatattgaagaaggcacAAGCAGAGATTAGAGGTGCAGTTGGAAATAAAGATATAGTAAACGAAGATGATATTCAAAAGCTCCCTTGTCTCAAGGCAATTGTCAAGGAGACCTTCAGATTGTATCCTTCAGCTCCACTTTCAGTTCCAAGACAGACACTAGCAAATTGCATTATAAATGGTCACGAAATCCAGTCCAATTCTATAGTTTACACAAATGTCTGGGGGATTGGAAGAGATCCCGAGTATTGGGAAAATCCAAATGAGTTTTTGCCTGAGAGATGCTTGAATAGTAGTGTAGATATGAAAGGGAAAGACTTTCAATTGATACCATTTGGAGCTGGCCGAAGGGGCTGCCCTGGATATTCTCTGGTACTAGCAATGGTGGAAGTTGGACTTGCCAATCTTCTGTACTCTTTTGACTGGGAATTGCCTTTTGGGATCAAGAAAGACGACATTGATACTCAAGTTTTACCAGGTCTTACAATGCCTAAGAAAAATGATCTGCCACTTCCGGCAAAAAATGTGTATGCGTAG